A stretch of DNA from Micromonospora peucetia:
CAGCTCGCTGGGGCCGTACCCGGCTGCGGTGAGCGTCCGGGCCAGCTCGGCGGGGGTGTCCGCGCCGCTGCTGAGCACCAGCAGCAGCCGGCCGGGGGACAGGTCGCGTCGGATCCGGTCGAGGTCCCGGGCGACCGTGCTGTGCACGGTGACCTGCTCGACCGGCCAACCCAGGCGGGCGCAGGCCAGCACGATCGACGACGGGTGGCTCACCACCCGTACCCGGTCCGGGCCGAGCAGCCGGACCAGATGGCTGCCGATGCCGTACCACATGGGCTCGCCGCTGGCGAGCACGCAGATCCGTCGGCCGGCGTGGGTGTCCAGCAGGTCGGGCAGGGCGGGCAGCAACGGGCTCGGCCAGCGGACCCGTGGCGCCGACACATCCGCCGGTAGCAGGTCGAGCTGGCGGTCGCTGCCGAGGAGCACCTGGGCCGTCTCGACCGCCTGCCGGCCGGCCTCGCCGAGCCCTGGCCAACCGTCTGCGCCGATGCCGACCACGGTGACCGACCCTGCCGGTGTCGTGGGGTTCACGCGTCGGAACGCTAGTCGAGGTCCTTCGGGCTCTGCCATCGTGGGGCCGGCTGTGACATGATCTGTCGCGACGGCGCGGTGAGGAACACCGGTGGACGGCCCGAACGGGCCGGCGAATCCGGGGCGGTCCCGCCACTGTGACCGGTCCGGCACGTTCCGGCCCGGGAGCCAGACACTCACCCCGCCGTACCGAACCGTCCGGTGCTCGTTGCCCCGCGGCGGCGCGGTTGGTGACCGGTCGTGGGCGCGGACCCACGCGAGGTGAAAGGGTGACCGTGCGGTCATACCCGTTCTCCGCCGTCGTCGGCATGGACGACATGGCTCTGGCGCTCAGTCTCTGCGCCGTCTCTCCCGCGATCGGCGGGGTGCTCGTCCGCGGCGAGAAGGGCACCGCGAAGTCGACCACTGTGCGTGCCCTCGCCGAGCTGCTGCCCGCACTCGACGTGGTCGAGGATTGTCGGTTTTCCTGCGATCCGGCGGCGGTCGACCCGCGCTGCCCGGACGGCCCGCACCCGGAACCACGGGTGGCGCGAACCCGTCCCGCCCGGCTGGTCGAGCTGCCGGTCGGGGCCAGCGAGGACCGCGTGCTCGGCGCGTTGCACCTGGAACGCGCGTTGAACGAGGGCGTCAGCTCGTACGACCCGGGGCTGCTGGCCGCGGCCCATCGTGGGCTGCTCTACGTCGACGAGGTGAACCTGCTGCACGACCACCTGGTCGACGTGCTGCTGGACGCTGCGGCGATGGGCCGGGCCACGGTGGAGCGCGAAGGCGTGTCGGTCAGCCACGCGGCCCGGTTCGTCCTGGTCGGCACGATGAACCCGGAGGAGGGTGAGCTGCGGCCGCAGCTGCTCGACCGGTTCGGTCTCACGGTCGAGGTCGCCGCGAGCCGCGACCCGCAGGTGCGGGCCGAGGTGATGCGCCGCCGGCTGGCCTACGACGCCGATCCGGACGCCTTCGCCGCCCGGTACGCCGATGCCGATGCCGAGTTGGGCACCCGGGTGGTGCGGGCGCGGGCGCTGCTGCCGCAGGTCTGCCTCGACGACGACATGGTGACCCGGATCGCCGCTCTCTGCGCGGCGGCGGAGGTCGACGGGATGCGTGCGGATCTCGTCATCGCCCGGACGGCGATGGCACACGCCGCCTGGTGTGGACGCACCGACGTGCGGGTCACCGACGTCCGCGTCGCGTCGCGGCTCGCCCTGCCGCACCGTCGTCGCCGCAATCCCTTCGACCCGCCCCGGCAGGACCGCGACGAACTCGACCAGGCGCTGCGCGAGGCCGGGTTGGACGAACCGCCCCCCGGCGACGAGACAACCGCCGCCGGCCCACCTCCGCCGGAGGAGGGACAGCCCGGGCCCGCCGGGCCGCCCGGCCCCGATGGCCCAGACGGCCCTGACGGCCCTGACGGCCCAGGCGGGCCCGAGGGCCCGGACGGTCCCGGCGGCGGTGCGCCGGACCCCGGCCAGGAGGACCCCGAAACGGGACGACCGCACCACCGGCACTCGGCCACGGACCCGGCCGACGCGGGCCGGCCCGACGCGTCCCCGGTCCCCGCCGGGGTGCCCTTCCGAGCCCGCCTGCTGGCGGTGGGCGGCACGGGCGCCGGTGCCCCCGGGCGCCGTTCGGCCGCCCTGACCAGCATCGGGCGCACGATCGGCGCCGAGCGTCCCACCGGCCCCGGCCGCCCGCATCTGGTGGCCACCCTGCGTGCCGCAGCCCCCCACCAGCAGTCCCGGGGCCGCCGGGGCCCCGGCCTCCTGATCCGTGCCGCGGACGTCCGCATGCCGGTACGCCAGGGCCGGGAGAGCAACCTGGTCCTGTTCTGCGTGGACGCCTCCGGATCGATGGGGGCCCGGCAGCGCATCGGCGCGGTCAAGACGGCGGTGCTGTCCCTGCTGCTGGATGCCTACCAGCGACGGGACAAGGTCGGTCTGGTCACCTTCCGGGCCGCGGACGCCGAGGTGACCCTGCCGCCCACGTCGAGCGTGGACGTGGCCGCGGCCCGCCTGGCGGCCCTGCCGACCGGAGGCCGCACCCCGCTGGCCGAAGGGCTGCTCCGTGCCCGCGAGGTGCTGCGCATCGAGCGGATCCGCGACCCGCGACGCCGCCCCCTGCTGGTGGTGGTCACCGACGGGCGGGCCACCGCCGGGCCGGAGGCGGTGCCGCGGGCGATGTACGCCGCGGCGCTGCTCGGTGCCGACGGCACCCCGGCCGTCGTGGTCGACTGCGAGCAGGGCCGCGTCCGGATGGGCCTGGCCGGCGCGCTCGCCGGCGCGCTGGCGGCCGAACACATCCCCCTGGAGGGCGTCGCCGCCGACGCGCTCACCGAGGCGGTGCGGTCTCGCACCGCCACCCGACACGGAAGCCGAGCCGCCTGATGCCCCAGGGCCGACCCACCGACGTCCCGAAGGACGGTCTCACCACCCGGCAGCGCCGCAACCGGCCACTGCTGATCGTCCACACCGGGCAGATGAAGGGCAAGTCGACCGCCGCGTTCGGCATGGCCCTGCGCGGCTGGAACCAGGGCTGGTCGACCGCGGTGTTCCAGTTCGTCAAGAGCGCCAAGTGGACCGTCGGCGAGGAGAACGCCCTACGCACCCTCGGTCGGGTGCACGAGGAGACCGGCGAGGGCGGCCCGGTGTCGTGGCACAAGATGGGTGCGGGTTGGAGCTGGAGCCGCACCAAGGGCAGCGAGGAGGACCACGCGGCCCAGGCCGCGGAGGGCTGGGCGGAGATCAAGCGCCGCCTCGCCGACACCCGACACGACCTCTACGTCCTCGACGAGTTCACGTATCCGATGAAGTGGGGCTGGGTCGACGTGGACGACGTCGTGGCCACCCTGTTGTCCCGCTCCGGGCACCAACACGTCGTCATCACCGGCCGTGACGCCGACAGCCGGCTCGTCGAGGCGGCCGACCTCGTCGTCGAGATGACCAAGATCAAGCACCCGATGGACGCGGGCCAGAAGGGCCAGCGGGGGATCGAATGGTGACGGCGCTGCCGCGGGTGCTGATCGCCGCGCCGGCCTCCGGCCAGGGCAAGACCACGGTCGCCACCGGGCTGATGGCGGCCCTGCGCCGTCGTGGCCTGGCCGTCAGCGGGCACAAGGTCGGCCCCGACTACATCGACCCCGGCTACCACCAGCTGGCCACCGGCCGCCGGGGCCGCAACCTCGATCCCTTCCTCCAGGGCGAGCAGCGGGTCGTTCCGCTGCTGCTGCACGGCGCCGCCGCCGACGGTCCGGCCGACATCGCGGTCGTCGAGGGGGTGATGGGGCTGCTCGACGGGGCGGTCGGCCGGGCCGGCTTCGCCTCCACCGCGCACGTGGCGCGGCTGACCCGCACCCCGGTGCTCCTCGTCGTGGACGTCTCCGGCGCGTCCCGCAGCATCGCCGCGCTGGTGCACGGCTTCGCCACGTTCGACCCGCAACTCGTGATCGCCGGGGTCATCCTCAACAAGGTCGGCTCGGCCACACACGAGGCCGAGATCCGCGAGGCGGTCGCGGCGACCGGGGTGCCGGTGCTCGGCGCCCTGCCCCGGGACGCCGCCCTGGACACACCCAGCCGCCACCTCGGGCTGGTGCCGGCCGCCGAACGGGCGACCGCGGCCCGCCGGACCGTCGACGCCCTCGCCGCCCACGTCGCCGCCGGCATCGACCTCGAGGCGGTCCTCACCACGGCGCGGCGCGCGCCCGCCCTCCCCGGACCGGCCTGGGATCCGGCCGCCGAAGTCGGTGGCCGCACCGTCGACGCGACCATCGCGGTCGCGTCGGGCCCGGCGTTCACCTTCCGGTACGCGGAGACCGACGAGCTGCTCACCGCCGCCGGCGTACGCCTCGCCCCGTTCGATCCGCTGCACGCGCCCGAGCTTCCCGACGACACCGCCGCCCTCTACCTCGGCGGCGGTTTCCCCGAGGTGTACGCGGCCGGGCTGGCCGACAACCGCCCCCTGCGCCACGCCGTGGCGTCCGCCGTGCGGGCGGGCCTGCCGGTGGTGGCCGAGTGCGCCGGCCTGCTCTACCTGACCCGTGAGCTCGACGGTGCGCCGATGACCGGCGTGCTCGACGTCCGGGCCCGGATGACCGAACGGCTGACGCTCGGTTACCGGGAGGCCCGCGCGCTCGCCGACAGCGCGCTGACCGACGCCGGTGACCTCGTGACCGGGCACGAGTTCCACCGCACCCAGGTCGAACCGGGACCGGCGGCGACCGCAGCCTGGCGGTTCCGGCCCCGCCCGTCCGTGGCGCACGGCACCGCCACCGCCACGGTCGAGGGCTTCGTCGCCGGTTCCGGCGGCACGGTGCACGCCTCCTATCTGCACGTGCACTGGGCCGGGTACCCACACCTGGCCGCCCGGTTCGCCGCCGCCGCCCACCAGCACCGAACCGGCGTCGTGGTCCGTCCCGGCTCCGCAAAGCGGGGCGGTCCGCTGCCCGTCGGGGGAGCGCCGGTACCCGCCCAGCGACCGACTGCCACGCCCGGCCGGGGCCGGCCCGTGCCCGAGACCGGCACGGTGGTCCTGGTCGGCGCCGGCCCCGGAGATCCCGGCCTGGTCACCCGCCGCGGGCTGGACCGCCTGGCCGAGGCGGACGTCGTGGTGACCGACCGGCTGGTTCCCCACGAGCTGCTCCGTCAACTGCGGCCGGGGGTACGGGTCGTCGACGTGTCGAAGATTCCACGCGGCGCGTTCGTCCCGCAGGAACGCATCAACCAGATCCTCGTCGAGGAGGCACGTGCCGGCCACCGGGTGGTGCGGCTCAAGGGCGGCGACCCGTTCGTCTTCGGCCGGGGGATGGAGGAGGTCCAGGCGTGCCGCGCGGCCGGGTTGCCGGTCGAGGTGGTGCCCGGCATCTCCAGCGCCGTCGCCGTGCCGGAACTGGCCGGCGTGCCGGTGACCCACCGGGGGCTGACCCAGGGCTTCACGGTTGTCTCGGCCCACCTGCCGCCCGACGATCCCGGCAGCACCGTCGACTGGGCGGGGGTGGCCCGCGCGGGCACCACCGTCGTGCTGCTCATGGCGGTGCAGACCCTGCCGGCGGTCACCGCCGCGTTGGTCGCGCACGGCATGGACCCGGCGACCCCGGCGGCCAGCATCGAGAACGGTGCCACACCGACCCAGCGGGTGCTGCACGGACGCCTGGACGACATCGCCGACGTCGCAGCCGCCGAGCGGCTGTCCCCACCGGCGATCACGGTCATCGGTGAGGTGGCGGCCTTCGCCCGCACCGCTGCGCCGGCGCCCGACGTGACCGTCTGACCTGCTGCCCCGGGCCGGCCGGCCCGGGGCAGCAGGTCAGGTCAACCGGCGTCCTCCAGGTCGCCCTCGACGTCGAGATACGCCTGCCGCAGCGCGTCCATCAACGCCGGGTCGGGCTTCGCCCACAGCCCCCGGTCAGCGGCCTCGGTGAGCCGCTCGACGATCCCGCGCAGCGCCCACGGGTTCGACCGGCGCAGGAAGCGCTGGTTCTCCGCGTCGAGGACGTAGCTCTCGGCCAGCTGCTCGTACATCCAGTCGGTCACCACTCCGGCGGTGGCGTCGTAGCCGAACAGGTAGTCCACCGTCGCGGCCATCTCGAAGGCGCCCTTGTAGCCGTGCCGGCGCATCGCGGCCAGCCAGCGCGGGTTGACCACCCGGGCCCGGAACACCCGGGCGGTCTCCTCGGTCAGCGAGCGGGTCCGGGTGGCGTCCGGGGTGGTGCTGTCGCCGATGTAGGCGCGCGGGGCCTGCCCGGTCAGGGCCCGTACCGTGGCGATCATCCCGCCGTGGTACTGGAAGTAGTCGTCGGAGTCGGCGATGTCGTGCTCGCGGGTGTCGGTGTTCTTCGCCGCCACGGCGATGCGCCGGTACGCCGACTCCATGTCCTCACGCGCCGGCCGGCCGTCGAGGCCGCGGCCGTAGGCGAAGCCGCCCCAGACCGTGTACACCTCGGCCAGGTCGGCGTCGTCACGCCAGTTGCCGCTGTCGATCAGGGGCAGCAGTCCCGCCCCGTACGCCCCGGGTTTCGACCCGAAGATGCGGGTGGTGGCCCGTCGCTCGTCGCCGTGCCGGGCGGCGTCGATGCGGGCGTGCGCGGCGAGGTAGTTGTCCTCGTCCGGTTCGTCGAGCGCGGCCACCGCGCGGATCGCGTCGTCGAGCAGCAGCACCACGTGCGGGAACGCGTCGCGGAAGAAGCCGCTGATGCGCAACGTGACGTCGATGCGGGGCCGACCGAGATCAGCCAGTGGCACGATCTCGAATCCGGTGACCCGCCGCGACGCCGGGTCCCAGATCGGTTGGACGCCGATCAACGCCAGCACCTCGGCGATGTCGTCGCCGGCGGTACGCATCGCCGAGGTCCCCCACGCGGACAGGCCGACCGACCGCGGCCAGTCGCCGGTGTCGCGGCGGTAGCGCTCCAGCAACGACGTGGCCATCGCCTGCCCGGTCTCCCAGGCCAGCCGACTGGGCACAGCCTTCGGGTCGACGGTGTAGAAGTTCCGGCCGGTGGGCAGCACGTTGACCAGGCCGCGCAGTGGCGAGCCGCTCGGCCCGGGCGGCACGAACCCGCCGTCGAGGGCGTGCAGCACCGCGTCGAGCTCCGCGCAGGTGCCGGCCAGCCGGGGCGCGACCTCCGTCGCGGCGAAGGTGAGCACCCGGCGTACCGTCTCGGCGCGCGGGTCGGCGGCGTCGAGCACCTCCGCGCAGGCCCCGGCCACGGACTCGGGTGCCCAACCCTGCGCCTCCATCGCCTCCACCAGCCGCCGGGCTGTCGCCTCGATCCGGTCCACGTCCGTCGTCCGCTCCGTCGCGGCCTCGTCGAGGCCGAGCGCGGCGCGTAGCCCGGGAACCGCCCCGACCTGCCCGCCGAACACCTGCCGGGCACGGAGGATGGCCATGATCAGGTTGACCCGGGCTTCCCCGGTCGGGGCCTGCCCGAGCACGTGCAGGCCATCGCGGATCTGCGCGTCCTTGACCTCGCAGAGCCAACCGTCGACGTGCAGGATGAAGTCGTCGAACTCCGCGTCGTGGGGCCGCTGCTCCAGGCCCAGGTCGTGGTCGAGCCGGGCGGCCTGGATGAGCGTCCAGATCTGGGCGCGGATGGCCGGCAGCTTGGCCGGATCCATCGTGGCGATCGTGGAGTGCTCGTCGAGCAGTTGCTCCAACCGCGCGATGTCGCCGTAGCTCTCGGCTCGGGCCATCGGCGGAATCAGGTGGTCCACGATGGTCGCGTGCGCGCGTCGCTTGGCCTGCGCGCCCTCACCGGGGTCGTTGACCAGGAACGGATAGATCAGCGGCAGCTCGCCGAGGACGGCGTCCGGGCCGCATCCGGCGGACAGGCCGAGGTTCTTGCCGGGCAGCCACTCCAGCGAGCCGTGCTTGCCCAGATGCACCACCGCGTCGGCGCCGAACTCGTTGTCCAACCACCGGTATGCGGCCAGGTAGTGGTGCGTCGGCGGCAGGTCCGGGTCGTGGTAGATGGCCACCGGGTTCTCACCGAAGCCGCGTGGTGGCTGGATCATCAGCAGCACGTTGCCGGCGCGCAGGCCGGCGAGCACGATGTCACCGTCACCGCCGGCGGAACGGTCCACGAACAACTCGCCCGGGGGCGGCCCCCAGTGCTCCGTCATCGCGTCCCGCAGGTCGGCCGGGAGCGCCTCGAACCACTGGCGGTAGGTGGCCGCCGGCACCCGTACCGGATTGCCGGCCAGCTTCTCCTCGGTGAGCCACTCCGGGTCCTGACCGCCGGCTGCGATCAGGGCGTGGATGAGCCGGTCACCGTCGCCGTCGTCACCGTCCGGGCCGGGCACCAGGCCGGGCAGCACGTCGGAACCGTCGACCGGGCCGACGTCGTAGCCGCGCTCGCGCAGCGCCCGAAGCAGCCGTACGGCGCTGGCCGGGGTGTCCAACCCGACGGCGTTGCCGACCCGGGCGTGCTTGGTGGGGTACGCCGACAGCACCACGGCGATGCGCCGCTGCGCGGGGGGCACGTGTCGCAGCCGGGCATGGCGTACGGCGATGCCGGCCACCCGGCGGGCCCGTTCCGGGTCCGCGACGTAGTGCGGCAGCCCGTCGGCGTCGACCTCCTTGAACGAGAACGGCACGGTGATCAGCCGGCCGTCGAACTCCGGCACGGCCACCTGGCTGGCGGCGTCCAACGGGCTGAGCCCGTCGTCGCTGCCGGCCCAGGTGGCCCGGTCCTGGGTGAGCGCCAGCGCCTGTAGGACCGGCACGTCCAGCGCGGCCAGCGCACCCACGTCCCAGGCGTCGTCGTCACCTCCGGCGGACGCCTCGGCGGGCCGGGTGCCGCCAGCGGCGAGCACCGTGACCAGCAGCGCGTCGGCCTGGCCGAGGGTCGCCAACAGGCCCGGATCGGGGGTGCGCAGGCTGGCGCAGAACACCGGCAACGGCACCCCGCCGGCGTCCTCGACCGCCGCGCACAGCGCCTCCACGAAGGCTGTGTTGCCGCTGAGCTGGTGCGCCCGGTAGTAGAGGATCCCCACCGTCGGGCCGCTGGCCGCCGACGTGGGGCGTGGCGACACGCCCCAGCTGGGCTGCTCGGCCGGCGGTGCGAAGCCCTGCCCGGTGAGCAGCAGCGTGTCGCTGAGGAAGGCGTGCAGCTCGCGCAGGTTGTCCGGCCCGCCCTGGGCCAGGTAGGCGTGCGCCTGCGCGGCGATGCCCTGCGTCACCGTGGAGCGGGCCATCAGGTCGGCGTCCGGCAGCTGCTCGCCGCCCAGGGCGACCACCGGCGGGTCACCCGCGAGAAGTTGGTCCAGCCCCCACTGCCACATCCGGTACCCGCCGAGAATCCGCACCACGACCACGTCCACGCCGTCGAGCAGCGCGGTCAGCGCGTCCGGATCTTCGCCCAGCCGGGCCGGATTGGCCAGCCGGTACGCGACGCCGCTGGCGCGCGCACTGAGCAGATCGGTGTCCGATGTGGACAACAGCAGGATCGAACGGTCGCCTTCGGCCACGTTGACTCCTCCCCGGGTCCGCGCCCGTGGTCGTCGGTCGCGGCCGACCGGAGTGTCTGGCTTCCGGACGACGCTGGGCGTCGACCGGTGACAGTGGCGGGACCGCCCCGGACTCGCACCGGGTTCCTCCACGCCGACCGCGTGATGCTCGTCTCGGCGCGAATCCGCGCCGAGAGACCGACTCTACGATGACCGGGTGCCCGTTGTCTCCTCCCCGTCCGACCGTTCCCTGGGCGACCGCTGCCCGGGAGCGCTGCGGGCCCACCAGGCGGCCGACGGCTTGCTGGTGCGCGTGCGCCTGCCGGGGGGCCGGCTCACCGCCCAGCAGCTGAGCCAGCTGGCCGCCCTCGCCCGGAGCGACGGCGGCGGCACGCTGGAGCTGACCTCCCGGGGCAACGTGCAGCTGCGCGGCATTCCCGGCAGCGCCGCAGTCGACCGGGTCGCCGCCGCCCTGACCGGGGCGGGGCTGCTTCCCAGCACCACTCACGAGCGGGTCCGCAACATCGCCGCCTCCCCGCTCAGCGGCCTGGACCAGGCCGGGCACGCCGACGTACGCCCCCTCGTGGCGGCCCTCGACGCCGCCCTGTGCGGGGCCGGTGACCTCGCCGGGCTCAGCGGGCGGTTCCTGTTCGCGCTCGATGACAGCCGGGGCGACGTCACCGGGCTCGGCGCCGACCTGTGCTGGACGGCCGGTACCGGCGCGCTGCTGGTCGCCGGTCACGACGTCGGCCTGCGGGTGGCGGCGGACGCGGTCGTCGACGCGCTGATCGCCGCAGCCCGCGCCTTTCTGGCTCTCTGCGGCGGTCGCCGCGACGTATGGCGGATCGCCGACCTGCCCGGGGCGTCCCCGGCGGTCATCGCGGCGTTGAACGGCCCGCACGCCACCGCAGCCGATCCGCCGCACGGTGACCCACCCGCTGTCGGCCCGCACCCGGCGGGCTTCGTGGTCGCCGCCGCGCCGCTGGGCCGGCTCACCACCGGACAGGCCGACACGATCGCCGCGTTGGCGTCCGCCGGCGCCGCCGACCAGACCTGCGTGGTGACCCCGTGGCGCACCGTCGTGCTCGCCGGTCCGGCCCCGACGACCGCGTCCCGACTGGCCGAGGTCGGCCTGGTCGTCGACCCGGCCTCCCCGTGGGTGGGGGTGACCGCCTGTGCCGGGCGACCGGGCTGTGCCAGCGCCCTGAGCGACGTCCACGCCGACGCCGCCGCCGCGCTCGCCGCCGCCGGTCCACAACCGGCCGGCGCCCTGCCGCTGCACTTCGCGGGTTGCGAGCGATGCTGCGGGCGCCCGGCCGCGCCGGCTGCCCTCGCGGTCGCGGTCGGCGACGGCTACCGTGTCGTCGGCCCACACGAGCCGCATCGGGGCCCGCTGGCCGAGCGGGTGGCAGAGGCACGGAGACCACGATGAGCTACGAGTACGTCCGCGACGGCGGGGAGATCTACCGCCGTTCGTTCGCCACCATCCGGCGCGAGGCCGACCTGTCCCGGTTCCATCCTGACCTGTCCCGGGTGGTGGTCCGGATGATCCACGCCTGCGGCATGGTCGATCTGGTCGACGACGTGGCGGCCCATCCGGACGTGGTCGCCGCCGGCTACGCGGCGCTGCGTGCCGGTGCGCCGATCCTGTGTGACGCGGCCATGGTCGCCGCCGGCATCACCCGCAGCCGGCTGCCCGCCGACAACGAGGTGCTCTGCACACTGCGCGACCCGGCGGTGCCGGAACTGGCCCGGCAACTGGGCACCACCCGCAGCGCCGCCGCGATGCAGCTGTGGCGGGACCGGCTCGACGGGGCCGTGGTGGCCGTCGGCAATGCTCCCACGGCGCTGTTCCGGCTGCTCGAGATGATCGACGAGGGCGTCGGCCGACCGGCGGCGATCGTGGGGGTGCCCGTCGGGTTCATCGGAGCGGCCGAGTCGAAGCAGGCCCTGGCCACACACCGGGCAGGAATCCCGTATCTGGTGGTGCACGGGCGTCGGGGTGGCAGCGCCGTCACCGCGGCGGCCGTGAACGGCATCGCGAACGAGGTGGAGTGACGATGGTGCAGCCCGGCACGCTCTACGGCGTCGGCGTCGGCCCCGGCGACCCCGAGTTGCTGACCGTCAAGGCCGCCCGGCTCATCGCCGAGGCCGACGTGATCGCCTACTACTCGGCCCGCCACGGTCGCAGCATCGCCCGCTCCATCGTGGTCGGGCTGCTGCGCGAGCACCACGTCCACGAGCCGCTGGTGTATCCGGTCACCACCGAGGGCACCGACGACCCGGCGGGCTACGAGGGCGTCATCCGGCAGTTCTACGACGACAGCGCCGAACGGCTCGCCGTGCACCTCGCCGCCGGCCGCGACGTGGTGGTCCTCTGCGCCGGCGACCCGATGTTCTACGGCTCCTACATGTACCTGCACGAACGCCTCGCCCACCGATTCCCCGCCCAGGTGGTGCCCGGCGTCACGTCGGTAAGCGCCGCGTCGGCAGTGCTGGGCCGGCCGCTGGTCGAACGGGACGAGGTGCTGACCATTCTTCCGGGCACGCTGCCCGCCGAGGAGCTTGCCCGGCGGCTCGCCGACACCGACGCCGCCGCCGTGCTCAAGCTGGGACGCACCTTCGACAACGTCCGCGCCGCCCTCGCCGACGCCGGCCGGCTGCCGGAGACGTGGTACGTCGAACGCGCCACCGCCGAGCGGGGCCGGCACGCACCGCTGGCGGAGGTCACCGCCGACGAGGTGCCGTACTTCTCCCTGGCGCTGCTGCCCAGCCCGACCAGTGCCGCCACGCGGGACGACCGGCCGGCCCCGGCGCCGTCGTCCGGAGACGGGGAGGTCGTGGTGGTGGGCCTCGGACCGGCCGGGCCCCGCTGGCTCACCCCCGAGGTCGCCCGGGCACTGCGCGATGCCGAACACCTGGTCGGCTACGGTCCGTACGTGGACCGGGTACCGGTGCGCCCCGGCCAGTCGCGGCACGTCTCCGGCAACCAGGTGGAGACCGACCGGGCCGCCCACGCCCTGGAACTGGCGCGCGGCGGAGCCCGGGTAGTTGTCGTCTCGTCCGGTGACCCCGGCGTGTTCGCCATGGCCAGCGCCGTCTACGAGGTGGCCACGGCGCACCCGCGGTTCGCCGATGTCTCGGTGCGCGTGCTGCCCGGTCTCACGGCCGCGCAGGCCGCTGCGAGCCGGATCGGCGCCCCGCTGGGCCACGACTTCGCCGTCATGTCCCTGTCCGACCGGCTCAAGCCGTGGCCGGTCATCGAGACCCGGCTCGCGGCGGTGGCCGCCGCCGACCTGGTCCTCGCCCTGTACAACCCGGCCTCGGCCAGCCGACGCTGGCAGGTCGGTGCGGCCCGGGACGTCCTGCTGCGCCACCGCGACCCGAAGACGCCGGTCGTGGTCGCCCGCGACGTCGGCCGGCCCGGCGAGACGATCACCGTGACGACGCTCGCCGACCTCGACCCGGAGTCGGTGGACATGCGTTGCCTGCTCATCGTCGGCTCGTCCACCACGCAGGTCAGCACCAGGGGTGACGGCTCGACGGTGGTGTGGACGCCCCGCACCTACCCGGGCTGAGCAGCCGGTAGGCCAGCCAGCCAGCCAGCGGCCTCGTCGGCGGTGTGGACCACCGCGGGAAGCACTGGCGGCTTCGGCCGGTCGATCATCAGCACCGGCAGATCCAGTCGCCGTGCTGCGACGAGCTTGGCCTCGGTCAGTGGCCCGCCGCTGTCCTTGGTCACCACCACGTCGATGTCGTGGGCGCGCATCAGTTCCAGCTCACCCTCCACCGTGTAGGGCCCTCGGCTGCGCAACAGCCGTACGTGTGGCGGGATCGGCTCCACCGGTGCGTCGACGACCCTGGCGAGGATCCGGACGCCGGTCAGCGGCAGGAACGCGGCGAGGCTCTGCCGGCCGGTGGTGAGCAGCACCCGCCGGCCCAGCGTGGGCAGCGCCCGGACGGCCGCGTCCACGTCCGCCACCCGGTACCAGCGGTCACCCGGCTGCGCCGTCCAGCCTGGCCGTTCGAGCCGGACATGCGGCACACCG
This window harbors:
- a CDS encoding precorrin-8X methylmutase, which encodes MSYEYVRDGGEIYRRSFATIRREADLSRFHPDLSRVVVRMIHACGMVDLVDDVAAHPDVVAAGYAALRAGAPILCDAAMVAAGITRSRLPADNEVLCTLRDPAVPELARQLGTTRSAAAMQLWRDRLDGAVVAVGNAPTALFRLLEMIDEGVGRPAAIVGVPVGFIGAAESKQALATHRAGIPYLVVHGRRGGSAVTAAAVNGIANEVE
- a CDS encoding precorrin-2 C(20)-methyltransferase, with the protein product MVQPGTLYGVGVGPGDPELLTVKAARLIAEADVIAYYSARHGRSIARSIVVGLLREHHVHEPLVYPVTTEGTDDPAGYEGVIRQFYDDSAERLAVHLAAGRDVVVLCAGDPMFYGSYMYLHERLAHRFPAQVVPGVTSVSAASAVLGRPLVERDEVLTILPGTLPAEELARRLADTDAAAVLKLGRTFDNVRAALADAGRLPETWYVERATAERGRHAPLAEVTADEVPYFSLALLPSPTSAATRDDRPAPAPSSGDGEVVVVGLGPAGPRWLTPEVARALRDAEHLVGYGPYVDRVPVRPGQSRHVSGNQVETDRAAHALELARGGARVVVVSSGDPGVFAMASAVYEVATAHPRFADVSVRVLPGLTAAQAAASRIGAPLGHDFAVMSLSDRLKPWPVIETRLAAVAAADLVLALYNPASASRRWQVGAARDVLLRHRDPKTPVVVARDVGRPGETITVTTLADLDPESVDMRCLLIVGSSTTQVSTRGDGSTVVWTPRTYPG
- a CDS encoding cobalt-precorrin-6A reductase, with amino-acid sequence MSGATRRVLVLGGTAEARALAALLVEVPGTVVVSSLAGRVADPRLPVGEVRIGGFGGAAGLARWLSAQRIDAVVDATHPYAARMRVAAIEAARAAGVPHVRLERPGWTAQPGDRWYRVADVDAAVRALPTLGRRVLLTTGRQSLAAFLPLTGVRILARVVDAPVEPIPPHVRLLRSRGPYTVEGELELMRAHDIDVVVTKDSGGPLTEAKLVAARRLDLPVLMIDRPKPPVLPAVVHTADEAAGWLAGLPAAQPG